The genomic DNA TTGTTAGCCGGGACCGCATAGAGTTCTCCATCGATCTGAGCCCCTTCCAGGAAGGCCGGGTCGATGAGCTTCTTCATGTCCTTCCCATACTTGTCCATAAGATCGTTCAGGCCAAGGAAGGCGCCTTTTCTTGCATTGAGGGCATAGTTATTCGCCCATGAGCTTGTGAAGGCGATATCATAATTTTCCCCAGAGGTCGTGATGACCTGCATGCGATCATTGTATTCGCCCCAATCGAGCATTTTCATATCGATGGTGGCGTTGATTTTTTCCTTTGTATACTTGTTGACTTCCTTCATGACGTCTTTTGTATCCTTTTGAGGCGTACCGATCATATACCATGTAAGTTTCACTTCTTCATCAGTCGAGTCTCCCGATGATTTTTCACTTCCCCCTCCGCTACATGCAGCAAGGACACCAGTGAGCAGAAGCAAGACGAGCGACAGAATTCCGATTTTCTTCATGTTTCATCCCCCAATTCATAGTTTTGTTTCAAAAACATACAGAGGTGATCAGTCTTTCACACCGCCGATGGTCAATCCTTTAATGAAATATTTCTGGAAGAATGGATAAGACAAGGCGATCGGCAGGGTCGCAATGACGACCATGGCCATCCTTGCAGAATCCTGCGGTATCGACTTCAAAATGGCACTGTTCTGGTTGGAAAGCATGGCATTCTGCTTAATGAAGTCCATGTTATTCTCGATCCGCATCAATAGGGACTGAAGCGGGATCTTGTTGGGATCATCAATGAATAGCAGAGCATTGAACCAGTCATTCCAATACGCGAGCGTACTGAAAAGGGCGATGGTAGCAATACCCGGTATGGATAACGGCAGTACGATCGTGAGGAAGATCCTCATCTCTCCTGCACCGTCAATTCTGGCTGATTCGAGAATGGCCTCCGGCACTGAACGAAGGAAGAATGTCCTCATGATGATAATGTAGAATGCATTCACGGCCATCG from Rossellomorea marisflavi includes the following:
- a CDS encoding carbohydrate ABC transporter permease, encoding MHVLLGSFAFMCIFPFLYVIIISISNEQSLAENGYQLIPEQWSLDAYKYLWDMKAQVLQAYGVTIFVTVVGTFLSVTVISMYAYAISRKQFKFRKQFTFIAFFTMLFSGGMVPFYIVMTQFLDLKNTMWALILPMAVNAFYIIIMRTFFLRSVPEAILESARIDGAGEMRIFLTIVLPLSIPGIATIALFSTLAYWNDWFNALLFIDDPNKIPLQSLLMRIENNMDFIKQNAMLSNQNSAILKSIPQDSARMAMVVIATLPIALSYPFFQKYFIKGLTIGGVKD